In Gasterosteus aculeatus chromosome 15, fGasAcu3.hap1.1, whole genome shotgun sequence, a single genomic region encodes these proteins:
- the ap4s1 gene encoding AP-4 complex subunit sigma-1, producing the protein MIRFMLMVNRQGQTRLSRYYQPVELSRRAQLEADVVRCCLSRRKDQCSFVDYKDFKLVYRQYAALYVVVGVTDNENELSVYELLHNFVEVLDKYFSRVSELDIMFNLDRVHIILDEMIQNGHVVETNKSRVLAPLTALDKMADG; encoded by the exons ATGATCCGGTTCATGCTGATGGTGAACCGACAGGGTCAGACCCGCCTGTCCCGGTACTACCAGCCGGTGGAGCTCAGCAGGAGGGCGCAGCTGGAGGCCGACGTGGTGCGCTGCTGCCTGAGCCGCAGGAAGGACCAG TGCTCCTTCGTGGACTACAAAGACTTTAAACTGGTCTACCGGCAGTACGCAGCCCTCTACGTCGTGGTCGGCGTCACGGACAACGAG AACGAGCTCTCGGTCTACGAGCTGCTTCATAACTTTGTGGAGGTTTTGGACAAATACTTCAGCCGAGTG AGCGAACTGGAC ATCATGTTCAACCTGGACCGCGTCCACATCATCCTGGACGAGATGATCCAGAATGGACACGTGGTCGAGACCAACAAGAGCCGCGTCCTCGCGCCGCTCACCGCCCTCGACAAGATGGCCGACGGCTGA